One window of Equus caballus isolate H_3958 breed thoroughbred chromosome 3, TB-T2T, whole genome shotgun sequence genomic DNA carries:
- the DPEP2NB gene encoding DPEP2 neighbor protein, translating into MSDRIFYINSNLSSVPWEGNGAAVAPTTPPTPCLYHVLYRGCGETQMGWHGETYCLVGGCRAYGDAPVATPAKVEAEKPIPRQTPKRQRAVAEPDKDLGCPTPKIQRLQHGGRRWTPRKLAG; encoded by the exons ATGTCTGACCGGATCTTCTATATTAACTCGAACTTGTCCTCTGTCCCCTGGGAGGGCAACGGAGCAG CAGTGGCTCCCACTACTCCTCCTACACCTTGTCTATACCATGTCCTCTACCGAGGGTGTGGAGAAACCCAGATGGGCTGGCATGGAGAGACATACTGCCTGGTTGGTGGCTGCAGGGCCTATGGGGATGCTCCTGTGGCCACCCCAGCAAAAGTGGAAGCAGAGAAGCCAATCCCCAGGCAGACGCCCAAGAGACAGCGAGCTGTGGCAGAGCCGGACAAAGATCTAGGTTGCCCCACCCCCAAAATTCAGCGATTGCAGCATGGTGGCAGAAGGTGGACCCCACGGAAGCTCGCTGGCTGA